One genomic segment of Oncorhynchus kisutch isolate 150728-3 unplaced genomic scaffold, Okis_V2 scaffold1722, whole genome shotgun sequence includes these proteins:
- the LOC109876213 gene encoding transcription elongation regulator 1-like protein, which yields MIPVGRLKAQPQLWQIERDASPWLWMLPGPGSAAASGLCRLGANTAPVAAPHHHHPFLLSHHHPPPLLQAVSSWQLSCDPFLPLARIPTHTAANPGISQFPLQNVQWELPSPHHVLRFQPSANLELVPVFPHLHRSVLPPHCGKGWVEKRVPDYKAYLNNTLALENTWLTPEEIGIFQRHEKPLLMTNQMAMSISRPATASRSLNSLLISPRPAASRSLNSLLMSPRPAASRSLNSLLMSPRPAASRSLNSLLMSPRRIS from the exons ATGATCCCTGTGGGGCGACTGAAGGCTCAGCCACAGCTgtggcagatagagagagatgccTCTCCATGGCTGTGGATGCTTCCTGGCCCTGGTTCTGCTGCTGCCTCGGGGCTCTGCCGGCTGGGTGCCAATACAGCCCCTGTTGCCGcgccacaccatcaccaccccttCCTGCTCTCCCATCACCACCCTCCTCCGTTGCTCCAAGCCGTCTCCAGCTGGCAGCTGTCCTGTGATCCCTTCCTGCCTCTGGCCAGGATACCGACACACACAGCAGCTAACCCTGGCATCAGTCAGTTTCCCCTGCAGAACGTGCAG TGGGAGCTGCCATCTCCACACCACGTGCTGAGATTTCAGCCTTCTGCCAACCTGGAGCTGGTCCCTGTATTTCCCCATCTGCACCGCTCAGTGCTGCCTCCTCACTGTGGCAAAGGATGGGTGGAGAAACGGGTCCCCGACTACAAG GCATACTTGAACAACACTCTAGCTCTGGAGAACACCTGGCTTACTCCGGAGGAAATAGGAATCTTCCAGCGGCACGAAAAACCATTGTTGATGACAAATCAAATGGCCATGAGCATATCTAGGCCAGCTACTGCCTCCAGGAGTCTCAACTCTCTCCTAATCTCACCCAGACCTGCTGCCTCCAGGAGTCTCAACTCTCTCCTCATGTCACCCAGACCTGCTGCCTCCAGGAGTCTCAACTCTCTCCTCATGTCACCCAGACCTGCTGCCTCCAGGAGTCTCAACTCTCTCCTCATGTCACCCAGACGTATATCAG